A window of Escherichia coli contains these coding sequences:
- a CDS encoding plasmid partitioning/stability family protein translates to MDDERKRKKFTLYLHPEKAADFQTLEAIESVPRSERGELFRNAFISGMALHQLDPRLPVLLTAILSEEFSADQVVTLLSQTTGWKPSQADIRAVLTELGASQSAEKMPPSATDSVQEAMNDVRLKMQKLF, encoded by the coding sequence GTGGACGATGAACGGAAAAGGAAAAAATTCACACTTTATCTGCATCCGGAAAAAGCTGCAGACTTTCAAACTTTGGAAGCGATAGAGTCCGTTCCGCGTTCTGAGCGTGGTGAGCTGTTCCGGAATGCATTTATTTCTGGAATGGCGTTACACCAACTTGATCCTCGCCTGCCTGTATTGCTGACTGCCATTTTGAGCGAGGAGTTTTCAGCAGATCAGGTTGTAACCTTACTCAGTCAGACGACTGGATGGAAGCCTTCTCAGGCCGATATCAGAGCTGTGTTGACTGAACTCGGTGCTTCGCAATCTGCTGAAAAAATGCCTCCTTCTGCTACTGATTCGGTGCAGGAGGCAATGAATGATGTGCGCCTTAAAATGCAAAAATTATTCTGA
- the parM gene encoding plasmid segregation protein ParM domain-containing protein — protein MNVYCDDGSTTIKLAWNDNGKICKSLSQNSFRHGWKVDGLGIRQTFNYELDGKKYTYDEVSNQSILTTHIEYQYTDVNLLAVHHALLNSGLVPQPVSLTVTLPISEFYTKECQKNELNIQRKIENLMRPIRLNKGDVFNIEHVDVMPESLPAVFSRLVMDKVGQFEKSLVVDIGGTTLDVGVIVGQFDSVSAIHGNSGIGVSSVTKAAMSALRMASSDTSFLVADELIKRRHDPDFVRQVINDETKTDLVLNTIEGAIASLGEQVVNELGDFHHVNRVYVVGGGAPLIYDSIKTAWHHLGQKVVMMESPQTALVEAIAAFKEE, from the coding sequence ATGAACGTATATTGCGATGATGGTTCAACAACAATCAAGTTGGCATGGAATGACAATGGGAAAATCTGTAAGTCGTTGTCGCAAAACTCATTTCGTCATGGATGGAAGGTTGACGGGTTAGGGATTCGCCAGACATTTAACTATGAACTGGATGGTAAAAAATACACGTATGATGAAGTTAGCAACCAATCTATTCTTACGACTCATATTGAGTATCAATATACGGATGTTAACCTGTTAGCTGTGCATCACGCTTTACTGAATAGTGGATTAGTGCCTCAGCCTGTATCATTGACTGTGACTTTGCCTATCAGTGAGTTCTACACGAAAGAGTGTCAAAAAAATGAACTCAACATTCAGCGTAAAATTGAGAATTTAATGAGGCCGATTCGTCTTAATAAAGGCGATGTTTTCAACATTGAACACGTTGATGTGATGCCTGAATCATTGCCAGCTGTGTTTTCTCGTCTGGTCATGGATAAAGTTGGTCAGTTCGAAAAATCGCTGGTAGTTGATATTGGCGGCACTACGCTTGATGTTGGTGTTATCGTTGGTCAATTTGACTCTGTAAGTGCCATTCATGGTAATTCTGGCATTGGTGTGTCTTCAGTTACGAAAGCTGCAATGAGTGCATTGCGCATGGCATCCAGTGATACCAGTTTCCTCGTTGCAGATGAATTGATTAAACGTCGTCATGACCCGGACTTTGTTCGGCAGGTTATAAATGACGAAACAAAAACTGATCTGGTCCTTAATACCATTGAGGGGGCTATTGCCAGTCTGGGGGAGCAAGTAGTCAATGAGCTCGGTGATTTTCATCATGTGAATCGTGTTTATGTTGTCGGTGGTGGGGCCCCGTTGATCTATGATTCGATAAAAACGGCATGGCACCATCTTGGGCAAAAAGTAGTGATGATGGAGTCGCCACAGACAGCACTGGTTGAAGCTATCGCGGCTTTCAAAGAGGAGTAA
- a CDS encoding AAA family ATPase yields the protein MITVVGGNKGGSGKTTIASNLAIALANKGREVCLLNGDLQRTAAKHHAEREAAGLLPAITLVEKFDNLTQTLQALNEKFDDVIVDVAGRNSKEFITSGVVAHQIIAPLQCSQPDLDTLTELEQQIDAMRNLNPELKVYCLQSMATTNPVLRGNERKEFLEYLEEFPTIQVLDSVICFRKVYRDCMSNGTGVVETNNTAAKAEIEHLMNEVFGPW from the coding sequence ATGATTACTGTAGTTGGTGGGAACAAAGGTGGTTCAGGGAAAACTACCATTGCATCAAACCTGGCTATTGCTCTCGCAAATAAAGGAAGGGAAGTCTGCCTGTTAAACGGAGATCTACAACGAACAGCCGCAAAACATCATGCGGAACGAGAAGCTGCAGGACTTTTACCAGCAATAACTCTTGTTGAGAAATTTGATAATCTGACACAAACACTACAGGCTCTGAATGAAAAGTTCGATGATGTAATAGTGGATGTCGCAGGAAGAAACTCAAAGGAATTCATAACGAGTGGAGTTGTCGCACATCAAATAATTGCGCCACTACAGTGTTCTCAACCAGATCTGGATACTCTTACAGAACTAGAACAACAGATAGACGCAATGCGTAACCTTAACCCGGAACTTAAGGTTTATTGTTTACAAAGTATGGCAACAACCAATCCGGTTTTGAGGGGAAATGAGAGAAAAGAATTCCTTGAATATCTTGAAGAATTCCCAACAATTCAAGTTCTGGATTCAGTTATTTGTTTCAGAAAAGTCTATCGCGATTGCATGAGCAACGGCACCGGTGTAGTAGAAACGAACAATACAGCAGCCAAAGCAGAAATTGAACATTTAATGAATGAGGTATTTGGCCCATGGTGA